The Candidatus Cloacimonadota bacterium genome window below encodes:
- a CDS encoding 4Fe-4S dicluster domain-containing protein: MPDKVEKHREGTIFRTEDSTKKMEVEQTEIKEEGDYQKDPVYIYYDWCVKCGICVAFCPTKTLARKPDGSPYVKNPEKCIHCEMCDRLCPNFAITGAKR; encoded by the coding sequence ATGCCTGATAAAGTTGAAAAACATCGGGAAGGAACGATTTTTAGAACCGAAGATTCGACTAAAAAAATGGAAGTCGAACAAACCGAGATCAAAGAGGAAGGAGATTATCAGAAAGATCCTGTTTATATTTACTATGACTGGTGTGTGAAGTGCGGAATTTGTGTTGCTTTTTGTCCGACCAAAACTCTTGCTCGCAAACCTGATGGATCTCCTTATGTAAAAAATCCTGAAAAATGTATTCATTGCGAAATGTGTGATCGATTGTGTCCGAATTTTGCCATCACCGGAGCAAAAAGGTAG